One window of the Peptacetobacter hiranonis genome contains the following:
- the ymfI gene encoding elongation factor P 5-aminopentanone reductase, protein MNKTVVVTGASRGIGRAIAIEFARNGYNVLANYNSSEVEAKELEKMLIEDGCNVRIFKADVSKSAEADAMIDYCLKEFGRLDVLVNNAGISQDKLFTDITDEEWEKMMSVNVTSVFNCSRKALQHMIWEKSGSIINITSMWGETGGSCEVHYSASKAAIIGMTKALAKEVGPSNIRVNAVSPGVIMTDMCSYYGEEALNDLKEETPLMRLGKVEDVAETVYYLADKASFITGQVVGVNGGMVI, encoded by the coding sequence ATGAATAAAACAGTAGTAGTGACAGGTGCTTCAAGAGGAATTGGAAGAGCAATAGCTATAGAATTTGCAAGAAATGGATATAATGTATTAGCAAATTACAATAGCTCTGAAGTAGAGGCAAAAGAGCTAGAAAAAATGTTAATTGAAGATGGATGCAATGTAAGGATTTTTAAAGCAGATGTGTCTAAAAGTGCTGAAGCAGATGCTATGATAGATTATTGTTTAAAAGAGTTTGGAAGATTAGATGTACTTGTAAATAATGCAGGTATAAGCCAGGATAAGTTATTTACAGATATAACTGATGAAGAATGGGAAAAAATGATGTCTGTAAATGTGACAAGTGTGTTTAATTGCTCAAGAAAGGCACTTCAGCATATGATATGGGAAAAAAGTGGAAGCATAATAAATATAACATCTATGTGGGGAGAAACTGGAGGATCTTGTGAAGTACACTATTCAGCATCAAAAGCTGCGATAATAGGTATGACAAAAGCTTTAGCTAAGGAAGTAGGACCTTCTAACATAAGAGTTAATGCTGTATCTCCAGGAGTGATAATGACTGATATGTGCTCTTATTATGGAGAGGAAGCTTTAAATGATTTAAAAGAGGAAACGCCTCTAATGAGATTAGGAAAAGTAGAAGATGTTGCAGAAACTGTATATTATTTAGCAGACAAAGCGTCATTTATAACAGGTCAGGTTGTAGGAGTTAATGGAGGAATGGTTATATAA
- the pepI gene encoding proline iminopeptidase: MKIVEGYMPFKEYKTYYRIVGEPNPEKAPIILLHGGPGSTHNYFEVLDKMAEMDNRQIIMYDQIGCGESYVDNRPDLWTKEVWIEELMALRKHLGLDEVHILGQSWGGMQLLEYICNYKPEGVKSIILSSTLPASWMWGQERHRMIKFLPEEMQKAIDYATTNNDYSSPEYQAAEAEYMRRHAAGSYGEGDPECLTRPVKKGAEAYVVGWGPNEFTPLGTLKTYDVTEQLKDIKEPALVISGGNDLCTPYIAKYMYDRIPNSKWELFRDCRHMCFVEDNEKYINLLIDWLNAND, encoded by the coding sequence ATGAAAATAGTAGAAGGTTACATGCCTTTCAAAGAGTACAAAACATATTATCGTATAGTAGGGGAACCAAATCCAGAAAAAGCTCCTATAATATTACTTCATGGTGGACCAGGATCTACACACAACTATTTTGAAGTGTTAGATAAAATGGCAGAAATGGATAATAGACAGATAATAATGTACGACCAGATAGGTTGTGGGGAATCATACGTAGATAATAGACCTGACTTATGGACAAAAGAAGTTTGGATAGAAGAATTAATGGCTTTAAGAAAACACTTAGGACTTGATGAAGTACATATACTTGGACAGTCTTGGGGTGGAATGCAGCTTCTTGAATACATCTGTAACTACAAACCAGAAGGTGTTAAGAGTATAATACTTTCAAGTACATTACCAGCATCTTGGATGTGGGGACAGGAACGGCATAGAATGATAAAATTCCTTCCAGAAGAAATGCAGAAAGCAATAGACTATGCAACTACAAATAACGATTATTCTTCTCCAGAATATCAGGCAGCTGAAGCTGAATATATGAGACGTCACGCTGCAGGTTCTTATGGTGAAGGAGATCCAGAATGCTTAACTAGACCAGTTAAAAAAGGTGCAGAAGCATATGTAGTTGGTTGGGGACCAAATGAATTTACTCCTCTTGGAACATTAAAAACTTACGATGTTACAGAACAGTTAAAAGATATAAAAGAACCAGCATTAGTTATATCAGGAGGAAACGACTTATGTACTCCATATATAGCTAAATATATGTACGACAGAATACCTAATTCAAAATGGGAATTATTCAGAGATTGTCGTCATATGTGCTTCGTTGAAGACAATGAAAAATACATAAACCTATTAATAGATTGGTTAAATGCTAACGATTAA
- a CDS encoding acyltransferase family protein produces MKEKNLRMTAFKALGIIVVVSCHLDENLFNLIGIPITSSRELFPEYSYHIPLFIFASGYFYKRIYESNYLTLVKKRFKNITKYYKANLFYFFLTLVLVGLGLLEREIHFNLHSIFIEPFLGGFQFYFNGPGWFVPFLFTVRIVFPLTRRFFSLFVKSFKSGEEKKLLDESIFTIFLCVVGLFAAHLANTYPVKNQDVTLFHAILRTAWGLQYMQIGLFFKEFIEEHIKYTFKGFTAIVATKAVFYRIFGYCTFSLRTVSFNGHTFISLFTSILGILYVLYLSEFLCRLALRFKRKLPELINFIGNNTWSIMIHHLLIKWLLTQFADTGILGNSRELFDYFISPVLCLVLPLVFVYICNKINEKRTIA; encoded by the coding sequence ATGAAAGAAAAAAATTTGAGGATGACGGCTTTTAAAGCTCTCGGCATAATTGTCGTTGTAAGCTGCCATTTAGATGAAAATTTATTTAATTTAATAGGAATACCGATAACTTCGAGTAGGGAACTTTTCCCAGAATACTCGTACCATATACCATTGTTCATTTTTGCGTCTGGATATTTTTACAAAAGAATATATGAGAGCAATTATCTAACATTGGTTAAAAAGAGATTTAAAAATATAACTAAATACTACAAGGCAAATTTATTCTACTTTTTCCTTACTCTAGTTTTAGTTGGTCTTGGACTTTTAGAAAGAGAAATACATTTTAATCTACACAGCATTTTTATCGAGCCATTTTTAGGAGGATTTCAGTTCTATTTTAATGGCCCTGGATGGTTTGTTCCATTCTTATTCACTGTGCGGATTGTCTTTCCACTTACAAGAAGATTCTTCTCTTTATTTGTAAAATCATTCAAATCTGGAGAAGAAAAGAAGTTACTTGATGAAAGTATATTTACAATATTCCTTTGCGTAGTAGGATTATTTGCAGCACATCTAGCAAATACATATCCAGTAAAAAATCAGGATGTAACACTATTCCACGCAATACTAAGAACTGCGTGGGGGCTTCAATACATGCAGATAGGACTTTTCTTTAAAGAATTTATTGAGGAACATATAAAATACACATTCAAAGGATTTACTGCTATAGTTGCTACAAAAGCTGTATTTTACCGGATATTTGGATACTGCACATTCTCACTTAGAACTGTAAGCTTCAACGGACACACATTTATAAGCTTATTCACTTCTATACTGGGAATACTATATGTTCTGTATCTATCAGAATTCTTGTGCAGACTTGCACTAAGATTTAAAAGAAAATTACCAGAACTAATCAACTTTATAGGAAACAACACTTGGAGTATAATGATACACCACCTACTAATAAAATGGCTCCTAACACAATTTGCAGACACAGGAATACTAGGAAACTCAAGAGAACTATTTGACTACTTCATCTCTCCTGTACTATGCCTAGTACTGCCACTTGTATTCGTATATATATGCAATAAAATAAATGAAAAAAGAACAATAGCATAA
- the rsgA gene encoding ribosome small subunit-dependent GTPase A, whose translation MLKGKIIKGLSGFYYVDTESGLYECKARGIFRKQKITPLVGDNVEISIVDEENKKGVVETIEERETELVRPPIANVDKALIVFAVKDPKPNLSLLDRFIVHAERENLEIVIIFTKMDLDDGSLDELVEIYEKAGYKVIPVSSEKHINIDKVKEELKGNTVVFAGPSGVGKSSLLNQIDESFQLKTGTVSEKIGRGRHTTRHAELLKLECGGIVADTPGFSSLELDGIDEMELKEYFIEFDKYDECKFGSKCVHENEPACDVKEAVENGEISKQRYESYLQLLNEIRQKNSRRY comes from the coding sequence ATGCTAAAGGGAAAAATAATTAAAGGTCTTAGCGGATTTTACTATGTAGATACAGAAAGTGGTTTGTATGAATGTAAGGCGAGAGGAATTTTTAGAAAGCAAAAAATTACACCTCTTGTAGGCGATAATGTTGAGATAAGCATAGTAGATGAGGAAAATAAAAAAGGTGTTGTTGAAACAATTGAAGAGAGAGAAACTGAGCTTGTTAGACCACCTATTGCAAATGTAGACAAGGCTCTAATTGTGTTTGCCGTTAAAGATCCAAAACCTAATTTATCTCTTTTAGATAGATTTATTGTCCATGCCGAAAGAGAAAATCTTGAGATAGTGATTATATTTACTAAGATGGATTTAGATGATGGCTCATTAGATGAACTAGTTGAAATATATGAAAAAGCTGGATACAAGGTTATACCTGTTAGCAGCGAAAAACATATAAACATAGACAAAGTAAAAGAAGAATTAAAAGGAAATACTGTTGTGTTTGCTGGTCCTTCAGGTGTTGGTAAATCTAGTTTATTAAACCAAATAGATGAAAGCTTCCAGTTAAAAACAGGAACAGTAAGTGAAAAAATTGGTAGAGGTAGACATACCACTAGACATGCAGAGCTATTAAAATTAGAATGTGGAGGAATCGTAGCAGATACTCCAGGATTTAGCTCACTTGAATTAGATGGAATTGATGAAATGGAATTAAAAGAGTATTTCATTGAATTCGATAAATATGACGAATGCAAATTTGGTTCTAAATGTGTACATGAAAATGAGCCAGCTTGCGACGTAAAAGAGGCTGTAGAAAATGGGGAGATATCAAAACAGAGATATGAAAGTTATCTACAGTTATTAAACGAAATAAGACAGAAAAACAGTAGGAGGTATTAG
- the rpe gene encoding ribulose-phosphate 3-epimerase → MVKLAPSILSADFARLLEDVKKVEKAGCEYLHIDVMDGHFVPNITLGPGIVKSLRKDVNMVFDAHLMIENPDNYIEEFVKAGCDIITVHVEACTHLHRTIQNIKSHGIKAGVVLNPATSLDTIKYVLDDVDMVLLMSVNPGFGGQSYIPCVTEKIRELRKMIDERGLNVEIEVDGGVKPSNIKEVVEAGADVCVAGSAIFGKDDIDAAVRELRESAK, encoded by the coding sequence ATGGTTAAATTAGCGCCATCAATATTATCAGCAGATTTTGCTAGATTACTAGAAGACGTAAAGAAAGTTGAAAAAGCAGGATGTGAGTATCTTCACATAGATGTTATGGACGGACATTTCGTACCAAATATAACTCTTGGACCTGGAATAGTTAAAAGTTTAAGAAAAGATGTAAATATGGTATTTGATGCACATCTTATGATAGAAAATCCAGATAACTACATAGAAGAATTCGTAAAAGCAGGATGTGATATAATAACAGTTCACGTTGAAGCTTGTACTCATCTTCACAGAACTATACAGAACATAAAATCTCATGGTATAAAAGCAGGGGTTGTTTTAAATCCAGCTACATCTTTAGATACTATAAAATACGTTCTTGATGACGTTGATATGGTTCTTTTAATGTCTGTTAACCCAGGATTTGGTGGACAGTCATATATACCATGTGTAACTGAAAAAATAAGAGAACTTAGAAAAATGATAGACGAAAGAGGTCTAAATGTTGAAATAGAAGTTGACGGTGGAGTTAAACCATCTAACATAAAAGAAGTAGTAGAAGCTGGAGCAGATGTTTGTGTTGCTGGTTCTGCTATATTCGGTAAAGATGATATAGATGCAGCTGTTAGAGAGCTTAGAGAAAGCGCAAAATAG
- a CDS encoding thiamine diphosphokinase translates to MKTCIFLNGSIYDYDDIKKKIESENYDNIICADGGANHVYKMGMTPGYIIGDLDSVNPEIVEYYKEKGVEFKKFPEKKNETDSELCIILADMLSSKEVDLYAALGGRIDHTLANVKLLDYMRRKGMTPRIITEDEILYLVHNGSLNVKGNKGDTLSVIPIRGDAAGISLYNLEYPLDNFTMDYAQPRGISNVMLGDECTVEIKNGSAIVVRNLKEV, encoded by the coding sequence TTGAAGACTTGTATATTTTTAAATGGTTCTATTTACGATTACGACGATATAAAAAAGAAGATAGAATCTGAGAATTACGATAATATAATTTGTGCGGATGGTGGTGCAAATCACGTATATAAAATGGGTATGACTCCAGGGTATATAATAGGTGATTTGGACTCGGTAAATCCAGAAATTGTAGAATACTACAAAGAGAAGGGTGTGGAATTTAAGAAATTCCCAGAGAAGAAGAATGAAACAGATTCAGAGCTTTGTATTATATTAGCCGATATGCTTAGCTCTAAGGAAGTGGATTTGTATGCAGCTCTTGGTGGAAGAATTGACCACACTTTGGCAAATGTGAAATTATTAGATTATATGAGAAGAAAGGGTATGACTCCGAGAATTATAACTGAAGATGAGATACTTTATCTTGTTCATAATGGTAGTTTAAATGTTAAGGGTAATAAGGGCGATACTCTTTCTGTTATTCCTATTAGAGGGGATGCAGCAGGAATTAGCCTTTATAATTTAGAGTACCCACTTGATAATTTCACTATGGACTATGCTCAGCCTAGAGGAATATCTAATGTGATGCTTGGAGATGAGTGCACAGTAGAGATAAAAAATGGCTCAGCAATTGTTGTTCGCAACTTAAAAGAGGTATAA
- a CDS encoding DUF6773 family protein produces MKNIFKRNYLDEMQEQKLLKIESHGVWIAFSLLVISMLVQIAYANYTKTEAHVAGEMITFFILDIYILFSCIKNGIWARSIKASNKTNSIGALIAGVIVGLLNAFTFPHETEQAIVGAFIMSALFTGILTYILLQICMKITNKRRNKLDENDDEE; encoded by the coding sequence ATGAAAAATATATTTAAACGAAACTATTTAGATGAAATGCAAGAGCAAAAACTATTAAAAATAGAAAGTCATGGTGTTTGGATTGCATTCTCATTACTTGTAATATCTATGCTTGTACAAATAGCATACGCAAACTACACTAAAACAGAAGCTCATGTAGCAGGTGAAATGATAACATTTTTCATTTTAGACATATACATACTATTTAGCTGCATAAAAAATGGAATATGGGCAAGATCAATAAAAGCATCTAACAAAACAAACTCAATAGGAGCACTAATAGCAGGTGTAATAGTTGGATTATTAAACGCATTTACATTCCCACACGAAACTGAACAAGCAATAGTTGGTGCTTTCATAATGTCTGCACTATTCACAGGAATACTAACATACATCCTACTACAAATCTGCATGAAAATAACAAACAAAAGAAGAAACAAACTCGACGAAAACGACGACGAAGAATAA
- a CDS encoding helix-turn-helix transcriptional regulator produces MPKNLKIKSARAALDMTQKDLAEKVGVTRQTISAIEKGDYNPTINLCIQICKVLGKTLDELFWDNE; encoded by the coding sequence ATGCCTAAGAATTTAAAAATAAAATCAGCTAGAGCTGCATTAGATATGACACAAAAGGACTTAGCTGAAAAAGTCGGTGTAACTAGACAAACAATAAGTGCTATAGAAAAAGGAGATTACAACCCTACCATAAATTTATGCATCCAAATTTGCAAAGTGCTCGGAAAAACACTGGACGAATTATTCTGGGATAACGAATAA
- a CDS encoding HAD family hydrolase, producing the protein MNRPDSIIFDLDGTMWDTRDDVAEIWNEVFVKYGFEASLTGEKVASYMGLPYNEAMEQMLGHIPEEIRIKMMDECASVETQKIDEKNGGKIFPNVKETIKELAKDYRLFIVSNCQKGYIEAFLRINGLEEYFEDTENAENTGLQKGENNKLVIERNNLKNPVYVGDTKGDARSAEFVGIPFVYAEYGFDTVEKYDAKIADFSELLKLDMFN; encoded by the coding sequence ATGAACAGACCAGACTCTATAATTTTTGACTTAGATGGGACAATGTGGGACACAAGAGATGATGTCGCAGAAATATGGAATGAAGTTTTTGTAAAGTATGGATTTGAAGCTAGTTTAACTGGTGAAAAGGTAGCAAGTTATATGGGATTACCTTACAATGAAGCGATGGAGCAGATGTTAGGGCATATACCTGAAGAAATTAGAATAAAAATGATGGATGAGTGTGCAAGTGTTGAAACTCAGAAAATAGATGAAAAAAATGGTGGGAAAATATTCCCTAATGTAAAGGAAACTATAAAAGAGCTTGCAAAAGATTATAGATTATTTATAGTAAGTAATTGTCAGAAGGGGTATATTGAAGCATTTTTAAGAATAAATGGACTTGAAGAATACTTTGAGGACACTGAAAATGCTGAGAATACAGGGCTTCAGAAGGGTGAAAATAATAAATTAGTTATAGAAAGAAATAATTTAAAAAATCCTGTTTATGTTGGTGATACAAAAGGTGATGCGAGAAGTGCGGAATTTGTTGGAATACCATTTGTATATGCTGAATATGGATTTGATACAGTAGAGAAGTATGATGCAAAAATAGCTGATTTCTCAGAGTTATTAAAACTAGATATGTTTAACTAA
- a CDS encoding histidinol-phosphatase HisJ family protein, whose amino-acid sequence MFCDYHTHTVFSSDSMYPMEDCIKDAISLGIEEICFTDHVDYGIKDDWDDLRNNKATKKYFNVDYDKYFSDLETLREKYKNQITIKNGLEFGIQKYNIEKYNKLFKKYPLDFIILSVHQIDDKEFWNHSYQDGKIEKEYYEDYFNEIYYLVQNYSNYCVLGHLDMMKRYDEKDGYNPFVENKEIITKILKRVIADGKGIELNTSSIKYKLDDLMPSRDILKLYLELGGEVLTIGSDSHCKRDLKNSHIEELKQELRDIGFTKFCTFEKMKPTFHEL is encoded by the coding sequence ATGTTTTGTGATTACCACACCCACACTGTATTTAGCAGTGATTCAATGTATCCAATGGAAGATTGTATAAAGGATGCTATTTCGCTAGGTATTGAGGAAATTTGTTTTACAGATCACGTCGACTACGGGATAAAAGACGATTGGGATGACCTTAGAAATAATAAAGCCACTAAAAAATACTTCAATGTAGATTATGATAAGTATTTTTCTGATTTAGAAACACTTAGAGAAAAGTATAAAAATCAGATAACTATAAAAAATGGATTAGAATTTGGGATACAGAAATACAATATTGAAAAATACAACAAATTATTTAAAAAATATCCACTTGATTTTATAATTCTTTCAGTGCATCAGATTGATGACAAAGAATTTTGGAACCACAGTTATCAAGATGGAAAAATAGAAAAAGAATACTACGAAGATTATTTCAATGAAATATATTATCTAGTTCAAAACTACAGCAACTACTGTGTTCTTGGGCATTTGGATATGATGAAAAGATACGACGAAAAAGACGGTTACAATCCTTTTGTAGAAAATAAAGAGATTATAACTAAAATCTTAAAGCGTGTAATCGCTGACGGAAAAGGAATAGAGCTAAACACTTCTTCTATAAAATACAAACTAGATGACCTAATGCCATCAAGAGATATTTTGAAACTATACCTAGAACTAGGTGGAGAAGTACTAACAATAGGCAGCGACTCTCACTGCAAAAGAGACCTAAAAAACTCACACATAGAAGAACTAAAACAAGAACTAAGAGACATCGGCTTTACAAAATTCTGCACATTTGAAAAAATGAAACCTACATTCCACGAATTATAG